A genomic stretch from Microbacterium proteolyticum includes:
- a CDS encoding VWA domain-containing protein has protein sequence MTTRSREATPAARAAEVRTRVGGESASPRTDRAAEVRGRVGGESASPRVDRAADARARVGGESASPRAADLRARLGGEIVLPAAVHATIEAWCSGAPFGLALAGDAHRAETLFRQLRPHADGVLRLADTHQSPPRADRTLALCADAATLPAAVRRRCTAVVDVDAVVPPGRRPPGEGEAGLWRRVIAALAAHGVHDGALDVAACALASALVDTGYDGDPVAVVRAWVAVPHGRGLTGAGEDPGPATVDDDVPESDADDPDEPVGGGVGGDQGGDEATTGPEPPGAGGDDADAPDAVDAAEPGGSDGSGDPADETRADKTGDDASDGTAAPDEPGAGDACGPDADADAPPHTSHGPRGHGSSAPDRGDAGAAAPEAGTAVDGDPDAMPSVRAAALAVPVLTDPPARATVRSGRSARRGATRAGSGRGRPGRIVAPERADGRISMLPSLQRAVHRHAAAGARGELVVRRDDLRGRLRAQPTATHTVVVVDGSSSMGAAGAAHARRVADVALGHVYRDRGDVSVILAAGAYARLVQERTPRVSRARAALQRASAEGGGGTPLADAVRRALEEFADAPRERCRLVIVSDGQPTVDLAGRADPRTATGDLRTQLERAAARAGRCVLVPLDPRGWSPLERTLAPFRAAGVEISAD, from the coding sequence GTGACGACGCGCTCGCGCGAGGCCACCCCCGCGGCCCGCGCAGCCGAGGTGCGGACCCGTGTCGGTGGCGAGAGCGCTTCGCCGCGCACGGACCGCGCAGCCGAGGTGCGGGGCCGTGTCGGTGGCGAGAGCGCCTCGCCGCGCGTGGACCGCGCAGCCGACGCGCGGGCTCGTGTCGGTGGCGAGAGCGCCTCGCCGCGCGCAGCCGACCTGCGGGCTCGTCTCGGTGGCGAGATCGTCCTGCCGGCCGCGGTCCACGCGACGATCGAGGCGTGGTGCTCGGGTGCGCCGTTCGGGCTCGCGCTCGCGGGTGACGCGCATCGCGCCGAGACACTCTTCCGTCAGCTGCGCCCGCACGCCGACGGGGTCCTCCGCCTCGCGGATACCCACCAGTCGCCGCCCCGGGCCGATCGCACCCTCGCCCTGTGCGCGGATGCGGCGACGCTGCCCGCCGCCGTCCGCCGCCGCTGCACGGCCGTCGTCGACGTCGACGCGGTCGTTCCGCCGGGGCGTCGGCCCCCGGGCGAGGGCGAGGCGGGACTCTGGCGTCGCGTCATCGCCGCCCTCGCCGCCCACGGCGTGCACGACGGCGCTCTCGACGTCGCGGCCTGCGCGCTGGCATCCGCCCTCGTCGACACGGGCTACGACGGCGACCCGGTCGCCGTCGTACGCGCGTGGGTGGCGGTACCGCACGGGCGGGGGCTCACGGGCGCGGGCGAGGACCCCGGCCCCGCCACCGTGGACGACGACGTCCCCGAATCGGATGCCGATGACCCCGACGAGCCGGTCGGCGGCGGCGTCGGAGGAGACCAGGGCGGCGACGAAGCCACCACGGGCCCGGAGCCGCCCGGTGCAGGGGGCGACGACGCGGACGCGCCCGATGCCGTCGACGCAGCCGAGCCCGGCGGATCCGACGGCAGCGGCGACCCCGCCGACGAGACACGCGCCGACAAAACGGGCGACGACGCGTCCGACGGCACCGCGGCGCCCGATGAGCCCGGTGCCGGCGATGCCTGCGGACCGGACGCCGACGCTGATGCGCCGCCTCACACGTCGCATGGACCGCGCGGTCACGGCTCTTCGGCGCCCGATCGCGGCGATGCCGGCGCTGCCGCCCCCGAGGCCGGAACCGCGGTCGACGGCGACCCCGACGCGATGCCCTCCGTCCGCGCGGCCGCCCTCGCCGTGCCGGTCCTCACGGATCCGCCCGCGCGCGCGACGGTGCGGTCGGGGCGCTCCGCCCGCCGCGGTGCGACACGGGCGGGCAGCGGCCGCGGCCGCCCGGGACGCATCGTCGCACCGGAACGCGCCGATGGCCGCATCTCGATGCTGCCCTCCCTCCAGCGTGCCGTGCACCGGCACGCGGCCGCGGGGGCGCGGGGAGAGCTCGTCGTCCGTCGCGACGACCTGCGCGGTCGGCTGCGCGCGCAGCCCACGGCGACGCACACGGTCGTCGTGGTCGACGGGTCGTCGTCGATGGGCGCCGCCGGAGCCGCCCACGCGCGGCGCGTCGCCGATGTCGCCCTCGGACACGTCTACCGCGACCGGGGAGACGTGAGCGTGATCCTCGCCGCCGGTGCCTACGCCCGCCTCGTGCAGGAGCGCACGCCGCGCGTCTCGCGCGCCCGCGCCGCGCTGCAGCGCGCGAGCGCCGAGGGCGGGGGAGGAACGCCCCTCGCGGATGCCGTGCGCCGGGCCCTCGAGGAGTTCGCCGACGCCCCGCGCGAGCGCTGCCGTCTCGTGATCGTCAGCGACGGCCAGCCCACGGTCGATCTCGCCGGCCGTGCCGACCCGCGAACAGCGACGGGGGACCTGCGCACTCAGCTCGAGCGCGCCGCGGCCCGGGCCGGACGTTGCGTGCTCGTTCCGCTCGATCCGCGCGGCTGGTCGCCGCTGGAGCGCACTCTCGCGCCGTTCCGCGCCGCCGGCGTCGAGATCTCCGCCGACTGA
- a CDS encoding ATP-binding protein, with translation MTSPVFPFTAVIGQDELRHALTLCAVDPAVGGVLALGDRGTGKSTTVRGLGQLLAREGLDMPVVDLPLGASEDRVLGSLDIDRALRGEIAYAPGLLAAAHGGILYIDEVNLLDDYLVDLLLDVAASGVNTVERDGLSHTHPARFVLVGSGNPEEGELRPQLEDRFGLSTPVATIRDVEQRWEIVRRRVAFERDPGAFTLEWAEREERLAARIRLARERCAAVDLGDDVLEAAVRICVDARAVGHRAELVLVRAARAAAALAGRPAVTVHDLAAVAVPALQHRAPRTALEPVTAAAARVRVAAASVLGRRVA, from the coding sequence ATGACCTCACCCGTCTTCCCGTTCACCGCCGTCATCGGTCAGGACGAGCTGCGCCACGCCCTCACCCTCTGCGCGGTGGACCCCGCGGTCGGCGGGGTGCTGGCGCTCGGCGATCGGGGGACGGGGAAGTCGACCACCGTGCGCGGCCTCGGGCAGCTGCTCGCTCGCGAGGGACTGGACATGCCCGTGGTCGACCTGCCGCTCGGGGCGAGCGAGGACCGCGTACTCGGATCGCTCGACATCGACCGCGCGCTCCGCGGTGAGATCGCCTACGCGCCGGGGCTGCTCGCGGCGGCGCACGGCGGCATCCTGTACATCGACGAAGTCAACCTGCTCGACGACTACCTCGTCGACCTGCTGCTCGATGTCGCGGCGTCGGGCGTGAACACCGTGGAGCGCGACGGTCTCAGCCACACGCACCCCGCCCGGTTCGTGCTGGTCGGCAGCGGCAATCCCGAGGAGGGCGAACTGCGCCCGCAGCTCGAAGACCGCTTCGGCCTGTCGACGCCGGTCGCGACGATCCGCGACGTCGAGCAGCGGTGGGAGATCGTGCGCCGCCGTGTGGCGTTCGAGCGGGATCCCGGGGCCTTCACGCTCGAGTGGGCGGAGCGGGAGGAGCGGCTGGCCGCGCGCATCCGCCTCGCACGCGAACGGTGCGCCGCCGTCGACCTCGGCGACGACGTGCTCGAGGCGGCCGTTCGCATCTGCGTCGATGCGCGGGCGGTGGGGCACCGCGCCGAGCTCGTGCTCGTGCGGGCGGCTCGCGCGGCGGCCGCGCTGGCGGGTCGGCCGGCCGTGACCGTGCACGATCTCGCGGCCGTCGCGGTTCCCGCCCTGCAGCACCGCGCGCCGCGGACGGCCCTCGAGCCGGTCACGGCGGCGGCCGCCCGCGTGCGGGTCGCGGCGGCGTCCGTGCTCGGGCGGCGCGTCGCGTGA
- a CDS encoding fructosamine kinase family protein has protein sequence MEQHVKTRSDAPAGFFAAEAAGLSWLAEARGARIARVVEVVEGRITLERVGEARPTADAARAFGAALATTHAAGADAFGSPPPGWRGDIFIGRRSQPARPTPTWGAFYAAQRVEPFLAVAVAAGNLSASGAALVRRACALIADGAFDDDESPARLHGDLWAGNVLWSNEGVVLIDPAAHGGHRETDLAMLALFGCPFLEEIVASYDAAHPLREGWRARVPLHQLHPLAVHAAGHGPSYGRALVSAAERTLALR, from the coding sequence ATGGAACAGCACGTGAAGACCCGGTCCGATGCGCCCGCCGGCTTCTTCGCCGCCGAGGCCGCGGGACTGAGCTGGCTCGCTGAGGCGCGCGGTGCGCGCATCGCCCGGGTCGTCGAGGTGGTCGAGGGACGCATCACCCTCGAACGCGTCGGTGAAGCGCGACCCACGGCGGACGCCGCCCGTGCCTTCGGCGCCGCGCTCGCCACGACGCACGCGGCCGGTGCCGACGCGTTCGGTTCGCCGCCGCCCGGCTGGCGCGGCGACATCTTCATCGGCCGGCGCTCTCAACCCGCGCGCCCCACCCCCACCTGGGGAGCGTTCTACGCCGCCCAGCGCGTCGAGCCGTTCCTCGCCGTCGCCGTCGCCGCCGGCAACCTCTCGGCATCCGGGGCAGCGCTGGTGCGCCGCGCGTGCGCCCTCATCGCCGACGGCGCGTTCGACGACGACGAGTCTCCTGCCCGCCTGCACGGCGACCTGTGGGCGGGGAACGTCCTCTGGTCGAACGAGGGTGTCGTGCTCATCGATCCCGCGGCGCACGGCGGCCATCGCGAGACCGACCTGGCGATGCTGGCCCTGTTCGGGTGCCCGTTCCTCGAAGAGATCGTCGCCTCCTACGACGCGGCTCACCCCCTGCGGGAGGGATGGCGCGCCCGCGTGCCCCTCCATCAGCTCCACCCGCTGGCGGTGCACGCGGCAGGTCACGGCCCCTCCTACGGACGCGCGCTCGTGAGCGCTGCGGAGCGGACGCTCGCGCTGAGGTGA